In Chitinophaga nivalis, a single genomic region encodes these proteins:
- a CDS encoding MGH1-like glycoside hydrolase domain-containing protein: MNKFKWIVGLLLAYSSAQAQRQQFPDVLDVRYAVKDTGNVTATFFSDQGAWHAYALPVNRQVTGFTGPLLMDMKGEWLSDMMARLRIYEEGRELLLQQTDTATRYYPGMLQLVSSAEGIQVQLQLVFSDNRQAMLQALVHNTQPRHRQLTLQWEGSAALKRAVLHPQENGLQVTINGTAQQLQIRYGAAQPWQITLAGNSYKAVKTVTIPANGHILETQTQSYYLENKEVPATITMPDAARTLAANEQRWNGYLQRLWQRMPFPVSDTLRSRLAVKSMVTLITNWRSAARQLLHDGVFPSASYQGFYGFWSWDSWKQAVALAYFEPALAASNIRTLFAYQQPDGMIPDCIYTDSSENNHRDTKPPLAAWAVWEVFKTAGDTAFLRSMYDPLCRYHEWWYKDRDHDGNGLCEYGATDGTRIAAAWESGMDNAVRFDKAAMLQNHPGAWSLNQESVDLNSYLYKEKMILAQIARQLGLRKAAQQWQQQAVVLKKKTNQAFYDATTAYYYDRTLAGNLIRVKGPEAWIPLWAGIATKEQAAGVTKQLKDTAVFNTLVPLPVLDASEKAFDPQRGYWRGPVWLDQFYFAIAGLQTYGAHQQAVALSTKLWQHAEGMQGKRPLYENYHPHTGKGLNAPNFSWTAAHVLMLLAAQQ; this comes from the coding sequence ATGAATAAATTTAAATGGATAGTGGGGCTGTTGCTGGCATACAGCAGCGCCCAGGCACAACGGCAGCAGTTTCCCGATGTACTGGATGTCAGGTATGCCGTGAAAGATACAGGAAATGTAACCGCTACTTTCTTTTCCGACCAGGGCGCCTGGCATGCCTATGCATTGCCGGTGAACCGGCAGGTCACCGGATTCACGGGGCCTTTGCTGATGGATATGAAAGGAGAGTGGCTGTCTGATATGATGGCACGGTTACGGATATATGAAGAGGGCCGGGAATTGTTATTACAGCAAACGGATACGGCTACCCGTTATTATCCGGGTATGCTGCAACTGGTGAGTAGTGCGGAAGGGATACAGGTGCAGTTGCAGCTGGTTTTCTCCGACAACCGGCAGGCAATGTTGCAGGCGTTGGTGCACAATACCCAACCCCGCCATCGGCAGCTGACCTTGCAGTGGGAGGGCAGTGCGGCTTTGAAACGTGCGGTATTACACCCGCAGGAAAATGGATTGCAGGTAACCATCAACGGTACGGCACAACAGCTGCAGATCCGTTACGGCGCCGCGCAGCCCTGGCAGATTACCCTGGCCGGCAACAGCTATAAAGCTGTTAAAACCGTGACCATACCCGCCAACGGACATATACTGGAAACGCAGACGCAGTCTTACTACCTGGAAAATAAAGAAGTACCGGCAACGATTACTATGCCGGATGCCGCCCGCACACTGGCCGCCAATGAGCAGCGGTGGAATGGTTACCTGCAGCGACTCTGGCAACGTATGCCCTTTCCCGTAAGTGATACTTTGCGCAGCCGTCTGGCCGTGAAAAGTATGGTCACCCTGATCACCAACTGGCGCAGTGCAGCCCGGCAGCTGCTGCACGACGGCGTATTCCCGTCTGCTTCCTACCAGGGTTTCTATGGCTTCTGGTCATGGGATAGCTGGAAACAAGCCGTGGCCCTGGCTTACTTTGAGCCGGCCCTGGCGGCATCCAATATCCGCACCCTGTTTGCCTACCAGCAGCCGGACGGCATGATCCCGGATTGTATTTATACAGATAGCAGTGAGAACAATCACCGCGATACCAAACCCCCGTTGGCAGCATGGGCGGTATGGGAAGTCTTTAAAACCGCGGGCGATACCGCATTCCTGCGGAGCATGTACGACCCCTTATGCCGCTACCACGAATGGTGGTACAAAGACCGCGACCACGATGGCAACGGCCTGTGTGAATATGGTGCAACAGATGGTACCCGCATCGCGGCAGCCTGGGAAAGCGGTATGGACAACGCCGTACGTTTCGACAAAGCGGCTATGTTGCAGAATCATCCGGGTGCCTGGTCATTGAACCAGGAGTCGGTAGACCTGAACAGCTATCTCTATAAAGAAAAAATGATACTGGCACAGATAGCCCGGCAATTAGGGTTACGCAAAGCCGCGCAGCAATGGCAGCAACAGGCAGTAGTCCTGAAAAAGAAAACCAACCAGGCTTTTTATGACGCCACTACCGCTTATTATTACGACCGTACGCTGGCGGGTAACCTGATCCGGGTGAAAGGTCCGGAGGCCTGGATTCCTTTGTGGGCCGGTATTGCCACCAAAGAACAGGCGGCCGGTGTTACAAAACAACTGAAAGATACCGCTGTTTTTAATACTTTAGTGCCCCTGCCGGTATTGGATGCAAGCGAAAAAGCATTTGACCCGCAAAGAGGATACTGGCGCGGACCGGTATGGCTGGATCAGTTCTATTTTGCGATTGCAGGATTACAGACCTATGGCGCCCATCAACAGGCGGTAGCCCTGAGTACCAAGCTGTGGCAACATGCAGAAGGAATGCAAGGCAAAAGGCCTTTGTATGAAAACTACCATCCACATACCGGTAAAGGATTAAATGCACCTAATTTCAGCTGGACAGCCGCACATGTACTGATGCTGCTGGCCGCACAACAATAA
- a CDS encoding aminotransferase class III-fold pyridoxal phosphate-dependent enzyme → MSYTFSATQVKELMQQHFNLAVSVKELTGYDEANFLVREDNGNAYICKIADASHQVAFLDAQVKILEHLAASAVGKQLQQVVKNTRGEGITRIEIDGDLYHLRVLTWLEGEPMATVPPATALNTALGEFLGKMDAALAGFSHPAMHRHYAWDLAQAAIAGQQLVHIKDPEHRRLAGYFLLQFDTVVAPALPQLRKAYIHNDANDYNILIRQTEISGLIDFGDMVYTQLVNNLAIACTYVMLSAKDPLAAAVETVAAYHAVYPLTVAETDLLYYLVAARLCISVTTSAAQAAAGSDNAYHFVTEAPAWQLLSHLITINPLAAQDAFRRACGFTPLINAEADYAGLLADRKAHIGRNLSISYQEPLKIVRGALQYLYDDKGRTFIDCVNNPSHVGHCHPTVVRAMQQQIATLNTNTRYLHDHLVDYANSLISTLPPSLEVCYFTNSGSEANDLAIRMSRHYTQQQDVIVLDHAYHGTSTVAMQLSPYKFDGKGGFGQPAHTHKALNPDQYRGAYRYDDAQAGPRYAADVQDIISRLQANGKGVAAYICETLLGVGGQIPLPPGYLQEAYAAVRAAGGLCIADEVQVGFGRVGDAFWGFELQGVTPDIVVMGKPIGNGHPLAAVVTTRAVADAFNNGMEYFNTFGGNPVSMATGLAVLQVIREEGLQEHARVTGNYFMEGLRKLKAKHAIIGDVRGHGFFIGAELVRDRETLEPAVPEIDVIVEAMKQRGFLLSTDGPLHNVLKIKPPMVFNKANTDALLHHLDAVLDSL, encoded by the coding sequence ATGTCATATACTTTTTCAGCCACCCAGGTAAAGGAATTAATGCAGCAGCACTTTAACCTCGCTGTATCCGTAAAGGAATTAACCGGATATGATGAAGCTAATTTTCTGGTGCGGGAAGATAACGGAAACGCCTATATCTGTAAGATAGCAGATGCTTCCCATCAGGTGGCTTTCCTGGATGCGCAGGTGAAAATACTGGAGCACCTGGCAGCAAGTGCTGTTGGTAAACAACTGCAGCAGGTAGTAAAAAATACCCGGGGCGAAGGGATTACCCGGATCGAAATAGACGGAGACTTATATCACCTGCGGGTACTGACCTGGCTGGAAGGGGAGCCGATGGCCACCGTGCCGCCAGCCACTGCATTGAATACCGCATTGGGTGAATTCCTGGGGAAGATGGACGCCGCGCTGGCAGGATTCAGTCACCCGGCCATGCACCGGCATTATGCCTGGGACCTGGCGCAGGCGGCTATCGCCGGGCAGCAGCTGGTACATATCAAAGATCCGGAACACCGCCGCCTGGCAGGCTACTTTCTCCTGCAGTTCGATACCGTCGTAGCGCCTGCATTGCCGCAGCTGCGCAAAGCCTATATTCACAACGATGCCAATGACTACAATATTCTCATCAGGCAGACGGAGATCTCCGGCCTGATTGACTTCGGCGACATGGTGTACACGCAGCTGGTGAATAACCTGGCGATTGCCTGTACCTATGTGATGCTGTCGGCCAAAGATCCGTTGGCAGCAGCTGTAGAAACGGTGGCGGCCTATCATGCCGTATACCCGTTGACGGTAGCCGAAACCGACTTGTTGTATTACCTGGTGGCAGCACGTTTATGCATCAGCGTTACTACCTCCGCCGCCCAGGCAGCGGCAGGCAGCGACAATGCCTACCACTTTGTAACCGAAGCGCCGGCATGGCAGCTATTATCCCACCTGATTACTATCAATCCGCTGGCTGCCCAGGATGCTTTCCGCAGGGCCTGTGGTTTCACGCCGCTGATCAATGCCGAGGCGGATTATGCAGGTTTGCTGGCCGACAGAAAAGCACATATTGGCCGGAACCTGAGTATCAGCTACCAGGAGCCGCTTAAAATAGTACGGGGTGCTTTGCAGTATCTCTATGATGATAAAGGCCGTACGTTCATCGACTGTGTCAATAATCCCAGTCATGTGGGGCATTGCCATCCTACGGTAGTTCGTGCCATGCAACAACAGATTGCTACCCTCAATACCAATACCCGTTACCTGCACGATCATCTGGTAGATTATGCCAATAGTCTGATCAGCACTTTACCGCCTTCGCTGGAAGTATGTTATTTCACCAATTCCGGCAGTGAAGCCAATGACCTTGCGATCCGCATGAGCCGTCATTATACGCAGCAACAGGATGTAATTGTACTGGATCATGCCTACCATGGCACCTCTACGGTAGCGATGCAGTTAAGTCCGTATAAATTCGATGGAAAAGGTGGTTTCGGACAACCGGCTCACACCCATAAAGCACTGAATCCGGATCAATACAGAGGGGCTTACCGGTATGACGATGCGCAGGCCGGCCCGCGTTATGCTGCCGATGTGCAGGATATTATCAGCCGGTTGCAGGCAAATGGCAAAGGCGTAGCCGCTTATATCTGTGAAACCTTACTGGGCGTAGGTGGCCAGATACCTTTACCGCCGGGATACCTGCAGGAAGCATATGCTGCGGTGCGTGCCGCCGGTGGATTATGTATCGCCGATGAAGTACAGGTAGGTTTCGGCCGGGTAGGAGACGCCTTCTGGGGATTTGAACTGCAGGGCGTTACACCGGATATTGTGGTGATGGGAAAACCGATCGGGAATGGCCATCCGCTGGCTGCCGTGGTCACTACCCGCGCAGTAGCCGATGCCTTTAATAATGGTATGGAATACTTCAACACCTTTGGCGGTAATCCGGTATCTATGGCAACAGGACTGGCCGTATTACAGGTCATCCGCGAAGAAGGGCTGCAGGAGCATGCCCGGGTGACCGGTAACTATTTTATGGAAGGCCTGCGGAAACTGAAAGCAAAACATGCCATTATCGGCGATGTGCGCGGACATGGTTTCTTCATCGGTGCAGAGCTGGTACGCGACCGGGAAACCCTGGAACCAGCCGTGCCGGAAATCGACGTGATTGTAGAAGCGATGAAACAACGGGGCTTCTTGCTGAGTACCGATGGTCCTTTGCACAATGTGCTGAAAATCAAGCCGCCAATGGTATTTAATAAGGCGAATACGGATGCCTTGCTGCATCATTTGGATGCCGTGCTGGATTCCCTGTAA
- the rpiA gene encoding ribose-5-phosphate isomerase RpiA, which produces MQVNIAKKAAGEKAAAYIQPGMTVGLGTGSTAYYTILRIGELVRGGMALQAVATSADSEQLAREQQIPLVPFAEVQGIDLDIDGADEADEQLRLIKGGGGALLREKIIAAAAGEMLVVIDESKLVKQLGRFPLPVEVIPFAWELTFKQLAAIGAAPVRREQEGQPFITDNGNYILDCHYRQIRDAAVVETQLNSIPGVVENGLFLHYAVKLIIGYADGTVKEIIRHGPARRSF; this is translated from the coding sequence ATGCAAGTAAATATCGCTAAAAAAGCAGCTGGTGAAAAGGCTGCTGCATACATTCAGCCGGGCATGACGGTTGGCCTGGGAACAGGCAGCACAGCCTATTACACCATATTGCGTATAGGCGAGCTGGTGAGGGGAGGAATGGCATTGCAGGCCGTCGCTACTTCGGCGGATTCGGAACAACTGGCGCGGGAACAGCAGATTCCCCTGGTGCCTTTTGCCGAAGTACAGGGCATCGACCTGGATATCGACGGGGCAGATGAAGCCGACGAGCAGCTGCGGCTGATCAAAGGTGGTGGCGGAGCGTTGTTGCGGGAAAAGATTATTGCGGCCGCCGCCGGCGAAATGTTGGTAGTGATAGATGAATCCAAGCTGGTCAAACAACTGGGGCGTTTTCCCCTGCCGGTGGAGGTGATTCCTTTTGCATGGGAGCTGACCTTCAAACAACTGGCAGCTATCGGCGCCGCTCCGGTGAGGAGGGAGCAGGAAGGGCAGCCTTTTATAACAGATAATGGTAATTATATACTGGACTGCCACTACCGGCAGATCCGCGATGCAGCCGTGGTGGAAACACAGCTGAATAGTATTCCCGGCGTAGTGGAGAATGGTTTATTTCTCCACTACGCCGTTAAACTGATTATTGGCTATGCAGATGGTACAGTGAAGGAAATTATTCGCCACGGTCCAGCAAGGAGGTCTTTTTAG
- a CDS encoding MFS transporter, producing MTQPETWRIKAILTGSAGNLVEWYDWYVYTTFSLYFAPVFFPKGNYTAQLLNTAAIFAVGFLMRPIGGWLFGWLADQRGRKASMTLSVLLMSLGSLLIAFTPSFNSIGVASPILLLFARLLQGLSVGGEYGTSATYLSEVATADRRGFYSSFQYVTLIGGQLTALGVQMLLQRVFLTPAELQAWGWRIPFAIGAVLAVLVLYLRQHMQESSSYEKNAGTAQKGSIKILFKQYPRAVLTVVGLTMGGTLAFYTYTTYMQKFLVNTVHMTIERSTTITFFLMLIYACLQPLFGWLSDKYGRKPLLLGFGIFGTLLTVPLLSAISHATTEWTAFWLILLALVIVSGYTSINAVVKAEMFPTAVRALGVGFPYAVTVALFGGTAEPIALYFKKIGHEPYYYWYVTGCIFISLLVYATSRDTKKTSLLDRGE from the coding sequence ATGACTCAACCAGAAACCTGGCGTATTAAAGCCATCCTGACCGGATCTGCCGGCAATCTTGTAGAATGGTATGACTGGTACGTTTATACCACGTTTTCCTTGTATTTCGCGCCTGTTTTTTTCCCGAAAGGCAACTACACAGCGCAATTGCTCAATACGGCGGCCATTTTTGCCGTGGGTTTTCTGATGCGCCCCATTGGCGGCTGGCTTTTTGGCTGGCTGGCAGACCAACGCGGCCGGAAAGCTTCCATGACGTTATCTGTATTACTCATGTCATTAGGGTCCTTACTGATTGCCTTCACCCCTTCTTTTAACAGCATCGGAGTGGCCTCTCCCATCCTCCTGCTCTTTGCCCGGCTGCTACAGGGGCTGAGCGTAGGCGGCGAATACGGCACTTCCGCTACTTACCTGAGTGAAGTAGCCACGGCAGACCGCCGGGGCTTTTACTCCAGTTTCCAGTATGTAACCCTGATTGGTGGCCAGCTGACGGCCCTGGGGGTACAGATGCTGCTGCAACGGGTATTTCTTACGCCCGCTGAGCTGCAGGCGTGGGGCTGGCGCATTCCTTTTGCCATCGGGGCTGTACTGGCCGTACTGGTGCTCTATCTGCGGCAGCATATGCAGGAATCATCTTCCTATGAAAAAAACGCCGGAACGGCGCAAAAAGGCTCCATCAAAATACTGTTCAAACAATATCCCCGGGCAGTACTGACGGTGGTAGGCCTTACCATGGGCGGCACCCTCGCCTTTTACACCTATACTACCTATATGCAGAAATTCCTTGTGAATACGGTGCATATGACCATAGAACGCTCTACCACCATCACGTTCTTCCTGATGCTGATCTACGCCTGCCTGCAGCCGTTATTCGGCTGGCTGTCTGATAAATATGGCCGGAAACCTTTATTACTGGGATTTGGCATATTCGGCACCCTGCTCACGGTACCGCTGCTTAGCGCTATCAGCCACGCTACTACTGAATGGACGGCCTTCTGGCTCATCCTGTTGGCCCTGGTGATTGTTAGTGGCTATACATCTATTAATGCGGTGGTAAAGGCGGAAATGTTCCCAACTGCCGTTCGTGCGCTGGGCGTGGGGTTCCCCTATGCGGTTACGGTGGCGTTGTTTGGCGGCACGGCAGAACCGATCGCCCTGTATTTTAAGAAGATCGGGCATGAGCCTTATTACTACTGGTATGTTACGGGCTGTATCTTCATTTCCCTGCTGGTATATGCCACTTCCCGGGATACTAAAAAGACCTCCTTGCTGGACCGTGGCGAATAA
- a CDS encoding cold-shock protein, producing MQTGVVKFFNEAKGFGFIKIEGSGQEIFVHVSGIKESIGENDRVVFDVEEGRKGPNAVNVRLA from the coding sequence ATGCAAACAGGTGTAGTAAAATTTTTTAATGAAGCTAAAGGTTTTGGATTCATTAAAATCGAAGGTTCTGGACAAGAAATTTTTGTTCACGTATCTGGTATTAAAGAAAGCATCGGCGAAAATGACCGCGTAGTATTCGACGTGGAAGAAGGCAGAAAAGGCCCGAATGCTGTTAACGTAAGACTGGCATAA
- a CDS encoding nitrilase family protein, with translation MENIRIATAQFENKSGDKAHNLAVIRQLTAQAAAQGAQAVAFHECSITGYTFARHLSEADMLALAEPIPDGPSIKALQEIAAEYDIAVLAGLFEKDADNQLFKAYVCVDKNGLVAKYRKLHPFINPHLKPGTEYVVFNLGKWKCGILICYDNNVIENVRATALLGAEIIFMPHVTMCTPSPRPGAGFVDPQLWQNRQEDPTPLRLEFDGMKGRSWLMKWLPARAYDNGIYAVFSNPIGMDDDQLKNGCSMIVDPFGDVIAECRQLDNQVVTATLTRDKLEKAGGHRYREARRPDLYGNIIAAPHEAVQKVVWLQEKEQ, from the coding sequence ATGGAAAACATCAGAATTGCCACGGCGCAATTTGAAAACAAGAGTGGCGACAAGGCACATAATCTTGCCGTGATCCGGCAGTTAACTGCACAGGCAGCTGCACAGGGCGCACAGGCAGTTGCCTTTCATGAATGTTCTATAACCGGTTACACCTTTGCCCGTCATTTATCGGAAGCAGACATGCTGGCGCTGGCGGAACCTATTCCGGACGGGCCTTCCATAAAAGCATTACAAGAGATTGCAGCGGAATATGACATCGCCGTCCTCGCCGGATTATTTGAGAAAGATGCCGACAATCAGCTGTTCAAAGCGTATGTATGTGTAGATAAAAACGGATTGGTGGCGAAATACCGGAAGCTGCATCCTTTCATCAATCCGCATTTAAAACCAGGTACTGAATATGTGGTATTTAATCTGGGGAAATGGAAATGCGGCATCTTAATCTGTTATGATAATAATGTGATTGAAAATGTAAGAGCCACTGCTTTACTGGGAGCGGAAATTATCTTCATGCCACACGTTACCATGTGCACGCCTTCTCCCCGGCCCGGTGCAGGATTTGTAGATCCGCAGCTGTGGCAAAACCGCCAGGAAGATCCCACGCCGCTGCGCCTGGAATTTGATGGCATGAAAGGACGTTCCTGGCTCATGAAATGGTTGCCTGCACGGGCGTATGACAACGGTATTTATGCCGTGTTTTCCAACCCGATCGGCATGGACGATGATCAGCTGAAAAACGGTTGTTCTATGATTGTAGATCCGTTTGGAGATGTGATTGCAGAATGCCGGCAACTGGACAACCAGGTGGTTACTGCTACCCTCACCCGCGATAAACTGGAAAAGGCCGGTGGTCACCGTTACCGGGAAGCCAGACGCCCTGATTTATATGGTAATATTATTGCGGCGCCCCACGAAGCCGTGCAGAAAGTAGTATGGCTCCAGGAAAAAGAACAGTAA